In Nitrospira sp., the genomic window GAGCGGGTGTCGATGGATTCTTCATGGAAGTCCATCCCAATCCAGACGAGGCGCTGTCTGATGGGCCCAATATGGTCCCATTACATCAACTCAAGTCCTTGCTGGAACGGGTTCTACGCATATGCGACGCGGCCAAGCCGAGAAGCTGAAACCTTCAGCGCGGCGCGGTCAATCTACGACGGTGAAGGCAGCTCATCCAGTCGCGAGGGTTGCGAAAAGGCGACGTGACACTATGACAGTGAAGCCATCTGGCCGGGATTCGAAAATTTCGAAAATAGAAGAGAGTCTGGCCGACGGTCGGCGCGTGCTTGAAATTGAAGCGCGAGCCGTCCAATCGCTTGTGGACCGGTTGGATGCCAAGTTCGCAAAGGCGGTGCAGTTGCTTGTTCAGTGTAAGGGAAAGGTCGTCGTGTCGGGCATGGGGAAGTCCGGCTTGATCGGTCAAAAAATCGCCGCGACGCTTGCCAGCACCGGTACGTCGTCGTTTTTTTTGCATCCCGCCGAGGGCGTGCATGGAGATCTGGGCATGTTGGCGCGACGTGATGCGTTGGTCGCGATTTCCAACAGCCCAGAGGGTACCAGAGAAACGGATCCCCGTAGCAAGCTACG contains:
- a CDS encoding SIS domain-containing protein is translated as MTVKPSGRDSKISKIEESLADGRRVLEIEARAVQSLVDRLDAKFAKAVQLLVQCKGKVVVSGMGKSGLIGQKIAATLASTGTSSFFLHPAEGVHGDLGMLARRDALVAISNSPEGTRETDPRSKLRGITSSNE